Within Borrelia hermsii DAH, the genomic segment ATGAGAAACCAACAAGCTAAAAAGCTTAAAATATATCAAAATAAACACCAGCACAAATTAATCGTTTTAATATCAACATTAAACTACATGAACTTCAAGCTTAAAAAATACACTCAAAGCGACATACTTTATTACTTTAATAACAATATGAAAAGAAATGGCCAAAAGCCTACTAAACTTAAAACACTACAAAGCTACCTTTATAAATTAGAAAAAGAATTTAAAGTCACAATGAATTATTACAGACATTTGGGTGTTAACATGGGAACTGAAATTTATTACAAACTTAAATACTCCAAGAAAGAATGTTACCGCATAATCAATAAACTCTTTAGAGACAAAAAAGGGAAAAAATTTCAAACTCGCGTTAAAGCAGGTATTAAAAAGACTTGCATTAAAAATGGGAGTGTAGAAAAATGGGAGTGTTATTATAATAATTATAATAATAAAAAAAAGAAGAAAGACATAAAAGAAATAGAAAAATTACAAATAGAAAAGTACGCCAAGAAATGCAATTTTAGATCAAACGCCTTCTACTCTATTTTGAATTTAAAACTAGAAAAAGATGCTACAATTGAAGTACTTAAGGTACTTAAAAGGACAGAAAACTTCATTGAAAAAACTAAACACAAGAAAAAGAGCAATATTAAGTTACAAGAAAACAAACTTGCGAGTAAGAGATTAGAATTAAATAGAATACTGGATGAGACAAGGATTAACTTAGAAAATGAAGGCTATAACAGTAAACAATTAGAAGCTCAAGTACAAAAGGTATATGAGCAATATCAAAACAAACCACACTTTATCATAGAGAATAATAAGTACAATGACTTAGAAAGGATAATAGGGAAGCTTAAAAAGTCAGTTGAACGTGTTGAAATAATCATAAAAGAAGATGAGAAAGAAATTAGGAATAACGTATTTAGCATACTTCTTGAACAATTAAGAAACAAGGTAGACACATCAGTTTTAGTACCAATACTGAAAGAATATTTAAACAAACAGAACAAATTGGAATATAACAAGGTATTTAATAACCATTATTACTACGAAATTTTAGAATTGGTAGAAGAACAAAAAAGCTGTTTAGAGAATACGGAGTTTAAACAAGTTGTTACTTGAGGATTTATTATGGATTGTGCATTGGAAAATGTAGAGAAGGAAAAAATAAAGTTAATACCAAAAGAAAAGAAACCTCTTTTTATCAAAATAGAGGAAGTTGAAGGTAGAAAAATATATCATACTAAAATCATGATGGATTTATACACATTCAAGACAAAAGACAATCGAAAACATAAATTTTTTATTGCATTCAGAGGATTATTTGATCAAAACAAGATAGAATATTTTCATTTATTTTCTATAAGAGAAGGAGACAAGTTTTTAGGTATTCGTTATGGATATAGAAAACCAATAAAAAATATTTTAACGAAGTATCAAGAAAATGGTATTACTAAGTCATATATTTTTTCAAAAGCATATTATATAGAGTTTAAATTTAAGAAAGGAAGTGTATTTTGCTATTTAAGAAGACTTGCTTATCTGCTTAGAAAAGATGTAACACATAAACAGTATTACAAAGCCTTAATTAACATGTTAATAGAATTGGAAAAACAAGTATATGAATTTTATGGGAAGAAATTATCAGAAGGGGGGCTTATAACGAAATGGATAGAAAAAAACCTAAAATAATAACGCTTGCATCGATTAAGGGTGGTGTTGGGAAAAGTACAAGTGCTATCATACTTGCAACCTTATTAGCAAAGGAGTACAAAGTGCTCTTAATAGATATGGACACACAAGCATCGACTACTAGTTATTTTTATGAAAAAGTAACAACCCAAAGCATAGATTTAAGAAAAAAAAACATATGTGAGGTTATAAAAAATAATTTGGATATAATTGAATCAATTGTTTATATTGGCAATAATTTAGATTTAATACCTAGTTATTTAACATTACATACTCTTAATGGAGAATTCTATTGTAGAAATAGACATAGTTTTATTGAACTCAAGCTAAGTAGAGAGCTAAAAAAGTTGAAGACAAACTACGATTATATATTGATTGATACTAATCCAAGCTTAGATTTTACATTAACGTGTGCTCTATGTGCCACTGATTACTTAATAGTTCCAATGACATCTGAAAAATGGACACTTGAAAGTTATGATTTGTTAGAATTTTTTATTAGAGAATTGAAGAGATTAATACCAATTTTCTTTATTATAACTAGATTTAAAAAAAATAATACTCATAAAGAGTTGTTGGAACATTTACAGTCCAGAAAAGGATTTTTGGGGCTTGTAAATGAACGAGAAGATTTGAATAGAAAAATTGCAAGGAATGATACTTTTGATTTGACTAAAGATTATATAGAAGAATATAAAAAGATATTGGACTCTTTATTCATAAAAATAGATAAAAGTGATATTAAAAAGTTTTAGTTTTATTAAAAAATTCCACTACTGGAAACTTAAATAAGTTAAGGAGATTTGCAAATGCAAGAAGAAAAAGATAAGAAAATATCAATTAATCCAAGAAATTTGGATAATGAGAAAAGTTCTATTTTAATGGTGGATAATAGTATTTTAGATGAAGAAAAAGAAAGATTTAATCTTTTAAAGATTAAGTTAAAGGATAATATAAAAGAAGATATTTCCAATAAAATAGAAACTATGTATATTTTGCAAGAGATAAAAGAAAAAGAATATTATAAATTAGACGGCTATAAAAATTTTGCTGAATTTTCAAAAGTATACAACTTGGCAAAATCACAAGCATATAATTATTTAAAGATAGCATCTGCTATTCAAGATGGTATCTTAGAAGAAAAATTTTTGGTTGAGAATGGGTTTAATCAAACATTAAACTTTATTAAAACCAAAGAAAGTAAAACAATTAAGAAATCAAGGCAAAATCCAGTAAAACCATTAAGATTTCAACTTAAAAGTCAAGAAGCCTATGATTTTTACAAGCGAAGTTCAAAGTTTACTAGTTTTATTTTAGAAGATATGTTTCTCAATGATAAAAAGTTTTTAGAGGATAAACTTTTAAAATATAAAAATACCAAAATATAAAAAATATGGATTAAATGTATTCTTGTCTTATTTGTAATTAAATAATTTGAAAAGGAGTAATTGTTAGGATATTGATAGTACATTGAATAAATAATTGGTATTTGTCATCATAGAATTGATATTCTTGAGAAAGTGATGTATCTTATTATTAAGTATTGTCGTTTAGACTCTGCTTATATTTGTGAACGATATTGGAGCCATTAGAGCTTAGTTAAGGATTCTATTAAGAGTGTTTAACTAAACTCTAATTTTTTTGTTCTTTTTTGTTTTTTAACTAATAAGCAAGCAATATATTAATATTACATGTATTTTTTTATCAAAAATTTTTGATAAAAAAAGTTTTTGTTATATTATTATATTTATAAAATCACAAATGTAATAAGGAGTTTACAAATGACAAATATAAAAGCAACAAAAACAAATGAGAAAATAGTAGAGGTAGGGATGGAGCAGCCAGGTTTGTATGATCAAAAAATGTTTGAAGGATTTGATTCATTTGCACATCAAAGTCAAGACCAGATTAATAAGAGACAAAAAAGTGTAAGTAAAATAAGCAGAATAGGACGCAAGCTATCAAGAATTGGCAAAACTGAATGTTTCAAGTTTAATAGCAAAGTTGATTTTAACATTCAAAGGAATTCATTAAAGCGTATAGGAGCAAGTGAAGTTGGGAGTATGTTTATTGGGGCTGAGAGTGTTTCAAAATTAATGCTTGATAGGGTCTTGAAATTATTAGGAAGAGAGATTTCATTTGAAGAGAACTTAAGCATGAGGAAAGGAAAGATACTTGAGAATTTAGGGTTTGATGAATTTGTACGTATGCACTCTGATGAGATTGCTGTTTTACATAAGAATAAATATGCAAATGGGATAGATAAGTATAATTACTTCAAGAAGTTTAAGGGACGGGATAATTTGGTTGGTTCAACAATTGATGGTTGGTTTGAAAACCAAGAAGGGGAAGCAGAGCTTTTAGAAATTAAATGCAGTGATAATATTTATTTAAAGAGTGCTGTAATTGAATACAATAAGAATGGTAACTTCTTAGAAAACAAATATTTTTTCAAGTATTACGTTCAAGTGCAAATACAACTTTTATGTACAGGTTTAAGTAAGGGGAATCTGTTTTTTCTAATAGGTAATGAAGCTATCAATTGTGTAATTGAGAGGGATGATAAGTTTATTAATGAAGTAATGTTTGATGTTTCAAGAATGGAAGCGGAAGTAAGTAGTATTTCTGAAGCTTTAAGAGCAAAGTATGATATTGAGAATATAGATTTAGATAGTTTAAGTGAACTAATTCAAGAAGGGATTGAGAGTAGTGAGATATACAAATATTTTTCAGAATCAGAGTATAAAGATGACTTTCTAGAATTTGTAAGATGTACTGACCTGGAGATTGATAAAGAGAAGGATAATCGCTTGAAAGGGTGTCTTAGTGAAATTAGTGCTTTGCAAACAGAGATAGAAGAAGCAGAAGAGATAGCTAAGAATAGACATACACAAGAGTTATATAAGACAACAAAACCTATGAAAGATAAACTTAAATCCCGAATAGATGAAATATTTGCAGAATTTTCATTAATGGAGCATGTAAATTATTGCTTTGAAGGTAATCTATTTTCTTTAGATACAACCAAGCGAGCTATTAAAGATAGATTCAAATCGTTAAGTGGCAATATCAGTTTTCTTGCTAGTAGTTTAGATTCAGTGCAGCAATGGTCTGATATTGCAACTCCCATTGTAAGTGCTTAAGGTGGTGGGGGCTTATGAGGATTAGCTTTATGGTAGTACTTTTACTAATGACTTATCAGGTTGTGAAGTTTTTATGTAAATTTAGCAAAAGAACTTTAGAAAAAATAATTTATGATTATTATTCAAGACAAGAATTTTTAGAGGATATGAGAAGACTTGATCATGATTTAAGACTCATGGAAATTATGAGTAGATTAAGGGATAAGGAGAGCTCTCATGTCTGATATTAATTCAGTAGTCTTATCAGGGCGTCTGACTAGAGACAGTGAAATTACTTACGTTAACAACAGCATTCCTATTTTGAAGTTTGGTTTAGCTAATAATAGGAGAATAAAAAGGAATAATGAATGGATAGATTATGCTCAATTTTTTGATTGTGTGCTTTTTGGGAGTAGAGCAGAAAGACTAATAGCATTTCTTTTAAAGGGGAAACAAGTTGTAGTTAATGGGTCTTTAAGGTATGAGAGTTGGGATGACAAGCGCACTGGTGATAAGAGAAGCAAGAGCAGCATTTTAGTGGATGAGATTCAAATACTAAGCCCATTACCTGCTTTAAGAGCAACTAATAAGGTTGATTCTGATGAAGGGTTTCATGAGGATATCCCTTTTTAGGAATGATATATTGCAATCAAAAATAATTGTAAGCTAAGGAGTTTTGAGTATGATCTATGCAAAAATTGAACTTGTAGAGAAGATGATGGACCAAAGAGATGAATTTGAAGAAGTTTTATTTAGCAAGGTAGTTGAGAAGGGAGCGGTAGTGCTTGTGAAACCTTACGATGAGGAATTTACTTGTTCATTAGCGAGGCATTATCTTGATA encodes:
- a CDS encoding plasmid maintenance protein, with product MRNQQAKKLKIYQNKHQHKLIVLISTLNYMNFKLKKYTQSDILYYFNNNMKRNGQKPTKLKTLQSYLYKLEKEFKVTMNYYRHLGVNMGTEIYYKLKYSKKECYRIINKLFRDKKGKKFQTRVKAGIKKTCIKNGSVEKWECYYNNYNNKKKKKDIKEIEKLQIEKYAKKCNFRSNAFYSILNLKLEKDATIEVLKVLKRTENFIEKTKHKKKSNIKLQENKLASKRLELNRILDETRINLENEGYNSKQLEAQVQKVYEQYQNKPHFIIENNKYNDLERIIGKLKKSVERVEIIIKEDEKEIRNNVFSILLEQLRNKVDTSVLVPILKEYLNKQNKLEYNKVFNNHYYYEILELVEEQKSCLENTEFKQVVT
- a CDS encoding DUF226 domain-containing protein → MDCALENVEKEKIKLIPKEKKPLFIKIEEVEGRKIYHTKIMMDLYTFKTKDNRKHKFFIAFRGLFDQNKIEYFHLFSIREGDKFLGIRYGYRKPIKNILTKYQENGITKSYIFSKAYYIEFKFKKGSVFCYLRRLAYLLRKDVTHKQYYKALINMLIELEKQVYEFYGKKLSEGGLITKWIEKNLK
- a CDS encoding ParA family protein, with translation MDRKKPKIITLASIKGGVGKSTSAIILATLLAKEYKVLLIDMDTQASTTSYFYEKVTTQSIDLRKKNICEVIKNNLDIIESIVYIGNNLDLIPSYLTLHTLNGEFYCRNRHSFIELKLSRELKKLKTNYDYILIDTNPSLDFTLTCALCATDYLIVPMTSEKWTLESYDLLEFFIRELKRLIPIFFIITRFKKNNTHKELLEHLQSRKGFLGLVNEREDLNRKIARNDTFDLTKDYIEEYKKILDSLFIKIDKSDIKKF
- a CDS encoding chromosome replication/partitioning protein, which produces MQEEKDKKISINPRNLDNEKSSILMVDNSILDEEKERFNLLKIKLKDNIKEDISNKIETMYILQEIKEKEYYKLDGYKNFAEFSKVYNLAKSQAYNYLKIASAIQDGILEEKFLVENGFNQTLNFIKTKESKTIKKSRQNPVKPLRFQLKSQEAYDFYKRSSKFTSFILEDMFLNDKKFLEDKLLKYKNTKI
- a CDS encoding DUF244 domain-containing protein: MTNIKATKTNEKIVEVGMEQPGLYDQKMFEGFDSFAHQSQDQINKRQKSVSKISRIGRKLSRIGKTECFKFNSKVDFNIQRNSLKRIGASEVGSMFIGAESVSKLMLDRVLKLLGREISFEENLSMRKGKILENLGFDEFVRMHSDEIAVLHKNKYANGIDKYNYFKKFKGRDNLVGSTIDGWFENQEGEAELLEIKCSDNIYLKSAVIEYNKNGNFLENKYFFKYYVQVQIQLLCTGLSKGNLFFLIGNEAINCVIERDDKFINEVMFDVSRMEAEVSSISEALRAKYDIENIDLDSLSELIQEGIESSEIYKYFSESEYKDDFLEFVRCTDLEIDKEKDNRLKGCLSEISALQTEIEEAEEIAKNRHTQELYKTTKPMKDKLKSRIDEIFAEFSLMEHVNYCFEGNLFSLDTTKRAIKDRFKSLSGNISFLASSLDSVQQWSDIATPIVSA
- a CDS encoding single-stranded DNA-binding protein; translation: MSDINSVVLSGRLTRDSEITYVNNSIPILKFGLANNRRIKRNNEWIDYAQFFDCVLFGSRAERLIAFLLKGKQVVVNGSLRYESWDDKRTGDKRSKSSILVDEIQILSPLPALRATNKVDSDEGFHEDIPF